A region of Streptomyces halobius DNA encodes the following proteins:
- a CDS encoding CsbD family protein: MSIGQTIKHKTQEFKGRITERIGRTTCNRGLQREGRTDRVSGSLKRAGDKAKDAFRR; the protein is encoded by the coding sequence ATGAGCATCGGACAGACGATCAAGCACAAGACACAGGAATTCAAGGGCCGGATCACCGAACGCATCGGCCGGACCACCTGCAATCGGGGACTGCAGCGCGAAGGCAGGACCGATCGGGTCTCCGGAAGCCTGAAGCGGGCCGGAGACAAGGCCAAGGACGCGTTCAGGCGCTGA
- a CDS encoding DUF5670 family protein, translating into MLWILLLLLILVVFGFGFTTQILWWVAAVLLVLWIVGFAKRGRSGGRRRYSRGRR; encoded by the coding sequence ATGCTCTGGATTCTTCTCCTTCTGCTGATCCTGGTGGTCTTCGGGTTCGGCTTCACGACGCAGATCCTGTGGTGGGTCGCGGCCGTCCTGCTGGTCCTCTGGATCGTCGGCTTCGCCAAGCGCGGGCGCAGCGGTGGCCGCCGCCGGTACAGCCGCGGCCGCAGGTAA
- a CDS encoding PRC-barrel domain-containing protein yields the protein MIHAADVREWRNRDVVDTESHKIGVLEAVYVDTTTDEPAMATVRTGLPTRHRLVFVPLDDAVAGPDYLRVGYVRTLVKQAPSIGTDDVLPAEQEEAIFKHYGLAYKPGAAGERQLARR from the coding sequence ATGATTCACGCAGCCGACGTCCGAGAATGGCGCAACCGCGATGTCGTCGACACCGAGTCGCACAAGATCGGTGTCCTCGAAGCGGTCTATGTGGACACCACCACCGATGAGCCGGCCATGGCCACGGTACGGACCGGACTGCCCACCCGGCACCGTCTGGTCTTCGTACCTCTCGATGATGCGGTCGCCGGGCCGGACTATCTCAGGGTCGGCTATGTCAGAACGTTGGTGAAGCAGGCCCCTTCGATCGGCACCGACGACGTCCTGCCCGCCGAGCAGGAGGAAGCGATCTTCAAGCACTACGGACTGGCCTACAAGCCCGGTGCGGCCGGAGAACGGCAACTGGCGCGCCGCTGA
- a CDS encoding GAF and ANTAR domain-containing protein, with amino-acid sequence MDQQLLAKTFVELADNLVADFDLIDFLRLLTDRCVGMLDASAAGVLLADRDGKLRVMAASDEQVRLLELFQLQNAEGPCLDCFRTGAPVIIHDLTREIDRWPRFVTVAHRSGFGAVQALPMRLRDETVGALNLFRAAPGPFNPPATLIGQALADVATISLLQQRTVHRSTVLNEQLQTALNSRVLIEQAKGKLAERQSIDMEQAFSALRGYARAHNRRLADVARAFIDDSEPLAGLGS; translated from the coding sequence ATGGATCAACAGCTTCTGGCCAAGACCTTCGTCGAGCTGGCCGACAATCTGGTCGCCGACTTCGACCTCATCGACTTCCTGCGCCTGCTGACCGACCGCTGCGTCGGCATGCTCGACGCGAGCGCCGCCGGGGTGCTGCTCGCCGACCGGGACGGCAAACTCCGCGTCATGGCCGCCTCCGACGAACAGGTACGCCTGCTGGAGCTCTTCCAGCTCCAGAACGCCGAAGGCCCCTGCCTCGATTGCTTCCGCACCGGCGCACCGGTGATCATCCACGACCTGACCCGGGAGATCGATCGCTGGCCGCGCTTCGTCACGGTGGCCCACCGCAGCGGATTCGGGGCCGTCCAGGCCCTGCCCATGCGTCTGCGGGACGAGACCGTGGGCGCCCTGAACCTTTTCCGCGCCGCGCCCGGCCCCTTCAACCCGCCCGCCACACTCATCGGTCAGGCGCTGGCCGACGTCGCCACCATCAGCCTGCTGCAACAACGCACCGTCCACCGCAGCACGGTGCTCAACGAACAGCTGCAGACGGCGCTGAACAGCCGGGTGCTGATCGAACAGGCCAAGGGGAAGCTCGCCGAACGCCAGAGCATCGACATGGAACAGGCGTTCAGCGCGCTGCGCGGCTACGCCCGCGCCCACAACCGGCGCCTGGCCGACGTGGCCCGCGCCTTCATCGACGACTCCGAACCCCTCGCCGGGCTGGGGTCCTGA
- a CDS encoding ANTAR domain-containing protein, protein MGPDSRSTRIRMLVAEQAARRGARIGVVDVCTAAVAALPVGGAGLSAMSDAAPSHPLCSTDDISERLEELQLTLGEGPCVDAFLHGSAVLTPDLLTRDLQDRWMVFAEAALEAGARAVFALPLQMGAISRGVLDLYAHVPVRLNAEELADALAFADLATLVLLAARIDETGGPRGGPVEDLGAYRAEIDQASGILTVQLGVGIEEAFVRLRAYAYAQGRRLADVAADVVAHRLRFSPDAEPDQADEES, encoded by the coding sequence GTGGGCCCTGACAGCCGGTCGACCCGCATTCGGATGCTGGTGGCCGAGCAGGCGGCCCGACGAGGTGCCCGGATCGGTGTGGTGGACGTGTGCACCGCGGCCGTGGCCGCGCTGCCGGTCGGCGGGGCCGGGCTGTCGGCGATGTCCGACGCCGCGCCGAGCCACCCGCTGTGCAGCACCGACGACATCAGCGAGCGGTTGGAAGAGCTCCAGCTCACGCTGGGCGAGGGGCCCTGCGTGGACGCCTTCCTGCACGGCTCGGCCGTACTGACACCCGATCTGCTCACCCGTGACCTGCAGGACCGTTGGATGGTGTTCGCCGAGGCGGCCCTGGAAGCCGGGGCACGCGCGGTGTTCGCGCTCCCTCTGCAGATGGGGGCGATCAGCCGGGGAGTTCTGGACCTGTACGCCCACGTTCCGGTCCGGTTGAACGCAGAGGAACTGGCGGACGCGTTGGCGTTCGCCGATCTCGCGACTCTGGTGCTGCTCGCCGCGCGAATCGACGAGACGGGCGGGCCGCGCGGTGGCCCCGTCGAGGACCTGGGCGCGTACCGGGCGGAGATCGACCAAGCCAGCGGCATCCTGACCGTCCAGCTCGGCGTCGGCATCGAAGAAGCCTTCGTCCGGCTCCGCGCCTACGCCTATGCACAGGGACGCCGGCTCGCCGACGTGGCCGCGGACGTGGTGGCCCATCGGCTCCGTTTCTCACCGGATGCGGAGCCGGACCAGGCCGATGAGGAATCCTGA
- a CDS encoding STAS domain-containing protein, whose amino-acid sequence MPLPQLAVHRHDRRTRALITLAGEIDLESAPLVRVSLERCLRDGIRAIDVDLTPVVFCDCSGLNAFLHAAQQTTVVGGTLRLHHPPPMLARILDLTGCGFLLLGLPFGHLPPPLGDTPATPAPAPPHGSVQLVPVLSGDVR is encoded by the coding sequence ATGCCCTTGCCACAGCTCGCCGTCCACCGCCATGACCGAAGGACACGGGCGCTGATCACCCTGGCCGGTGAAATCGACCTCGAATCCGCGCCGTTGGTGCGCGTGTCCCTGGAACGGTGCCTGCGGGACGGTATCCGCGCCATCGACGTCGACCTCACCCCCGTCGTCTTCTGCGACTGCAGCGGGCTCAACGCATTCCTCCACGCTGCGCAACAGACCACCGTGGTCGGCGGGACCCTGCGACTGCACCATCCGCCGCCGATGCTGGCTCGGATTCTCGACCTCACCGGCTGCGGGTTCCTCCTCCTCGGCCTTCCGTTCGGCCACCTGCCACCTCCTCTCGGGGACACCCCGGCCACGCCCGCCCCAGCCCCGCCGCACGGGTCTGTCCAGTTGGTTCCTGTCCTCTCGGGTGATGTCCGATGA
- a CDS encoding PP2C family protein-serine/threonine phosphatase, with protein MAEGERRSDEGMLDRSEGFGERLLGVLIDRAHEMPPQLIAPLIAEEVARVGGRDVSILLQDYGQLVLVPLPGRRLMVGEPEPIGDSPAGTAFLHATTVEVPQLDGIRMYLPLLDGSDQVGVMALTLDAVDDDDRRLLRRLAGLVADMLVTKHSYTDQFFLARRREPMSLTAEIQWSLLPPLAMSVPQVAVAGILEPAYDVAGDSFDYALNEDTLHVAMVDAMGHGLDAATMSTVAVGAYRHARRADIGLSEIYTFMDRAIAEQFGPDHFVTAQMMHLNTATGHLQWVNAGHPAPLLIRDHKVVRQLGGPTTLPVGFGGEEPRICGQMLQRGDRVLCFTDGLIEEHEAGEEQFGEEQLIHWVNRIEHTAKGVRAVVRALSHALKQQRGGRTTDDATLFLIEWRGGAADHLALLE; from the coding sequence ATGGCGGAAGGTGAGCGCCGATCTGACGAGGGCATGCTGGACCGGTCGGAAGGGTTCGGTGAGCGACTGCTGGGGGTGCTCATTGACCGGGCACACGAGATGCCGCCCCAGCTGATCGCCCCGCTGATCGCGGAAGAGGTGGCCAGGGTCGGTGGCCGCGACGTCTCGATCCTCCTGCAGGACTATGGCCAGTTGGTGTTGGTGCCGTTGCCGGGTCGGCGGCTGATGGTCGGCGAGCCTGAGCCGATCGGTGACTCTCCCGCCGGCACAGCCTTTCTGCACGCGACCACTGTCGAGGTGCCGCAGCTCGATGGCATCCGGATGTACCTACCGTTGCTGGACGGCAGCGACCAGGTGGGCGTGATGGCCCTCACCCTGGACGCCGTCGATGACGACGACCGGCGGCTGCTGCGCAGGCTCGCCGGCCTGGTCGCCGACATGCTGGTCACCAAGCACAGCTACACCGATCAGTTCTTCCTCGCCCGGCGCCGCGAACCGATGAGCCTGACCGCGGAGATCCAGTGGTCCCTGCTGCCGCCGCTGGCGATGTCCGTCCCGCAGGTCGCGGTGGCCGGAATCCTGGAGCCCGCCTACGATGTCGCAGGCGACAGCTTCGACTACGCCCTCAACGAGGACACCCTGCACGTGGCCATGGTCGATGCGATGGGCCACGGCCTGGACGCCGCCACGATGTCGACCGTCGCCGTCGGGGCCTATCGGCACGCCAGACGTGCCGACATCGGCCTGTCCGAGATCTACACGTTCATGGATCGGGCCATCGCCGAGCAGTTCGGGCCCGACCACTTCGTCACCGCCCAGATGATGCATCTGAACACCGCGACGGGCCACCTGCAGTGGGTCAACGCGGGCCACCCCGCACCGCTGCTGATCCGTGACCACAAGGTCGTCCGGCAACTGGGAGGCCCGACCACCTTGCCCGTCGGCTTCGGCGGTGAAGAGCCCCGGATCTGCGGGCAGATGCTCCAACGCGGCGACCGAGTGCTGTGCTTCACCGACGGCCTGATCGAGGAGCACGAAGCCGGCGAAGAACAATTCGGCGAAGAACAACTCATCCACTGGGTCAACCGGATCGAACACACAGCGAAGGGAGTACGAGCGGTGGTGCGCGCACTCTCCCACGCCCTGAAGCAGCAACGGGGCGGCCGCACCACCGACGACGCGACCCTCTTCCTGATCGAATGGCGAGGGGGCGCCGCCGACCACCTCGCGCTCCTTGAGTGA
- a CDS encoding STAS domain-containing protein — protein sequence MTLPQLNIYRHDRGRRALITLAGENDPATAPQVRAALERCLNDGITTIDVDLTTVGLCDNSGLSVFLGASRHAAETHASLRLHHPFPQTAWLLADTGSDLLVL from the coding sequence ATGACTCTTCCGCAGCTGAACATCTACCGGCACGACCGGGGCAGGCGGGCACTGATCACCCTGGCCGGTGAGAACGACCCGGCCACCGCGCCCCAGGTGCGCGCCGCTCTGGAGCGGTGCCTGAATGACGGCATCACCACCATCGACGTCGATCTGACCACCGTCGGCCTCTGCGACAACAGCGGCCTGAGCGTCTTCCTCGGCGCGTCGCGGCACGCCGCCGAGACCCACGCGTCCCTGCGGCTGCACCACCCGTTCCCGCAGACCGCATGGCTCCTCGCGGATACCGGCTCCGATCTTCTGGTCCTGTGA
- a CDS encoding STAS domain-containing protein, with protein sequence MDPGLPSHQDVDVPDPDGALLLSTHLPGSQPAPPASARPVARNRRRHVPVPSEVRRHDERSRALITLAGELGLETAPLASASLRECLYGGMRTLDVDLTAVTFCDMSGLNAFLDASAQATRAGGALRLHHPPPSLRRILPLTGCAFLLDSTPASRTGGTPAPRRAAPCRQVRDDGRLLRSGPRALRPGHGAPAPPEPLAGRHAPRGPGGSVRRVRPGTYSRAMDRARSGRDP encoded by the coding sequence GTGGATCCGGGACTACCCTCACATCAGGACGTCGACGTTCCAGACCCCGACGGCGCGTTGCTGCTGAGCACACACCTGCCGGGCTCTCAGCCTGCACCGCCGGCCTCCGCCCGGCCGGTCGCCCGGAACCGGAGGCGCCATGTCCCTGTCCCATCTGAAGTCCGCCGGCACGACGAGCGGAGCCGGGCGCTGATCACCCTGGCCGGCGAGCTCGGCCTTGAGACGGCACCTTTGGCCAGCGCGTCCCTGCGGGAGTGTCTGTACGGGGGTATGCGCACGCTCGACGTCGACCTGACCGCCGTCACCTTCTGCGACATGAGCGGGCTCAACGCCTTCCTGGATGCTTCCGCGCAGGCCACCAGGGCAGGCGGAGCCCTGCGACTGCACCACCCACCGCCCTCGCTGCGGCGGATCCTCCCCCTCACCGGCTGCGCCTTCCTGCTCGACAGCACACCGGCGAGCCGCACCGGGGGCACGCCCGCCCCGCGGCGGGCCGCGCCCTGTCGGCAGGTGCGCGATGATGGCCGCCTGCTCCGGTCCGGGCCACGAGCGCTCCGCCCTGGACACGGCGCGCCTGCGCCGCCTGAACCGCTGGCAGGCCGACACGCTCCGAGAGGACCTGGCGGATCTGTACGTCGAGTGCGCCCGGGAACATACTCCCGGGCCATGGACCGCGCGAGGAGCGGCCGGGACCCATGA
- a CDS encoding transposase domain-containing protein, whose amino-acid sequence MALFSPAPYLEVLRHLAEGLRGAGLLGSWRVPAKSSLFRARERLGSKPLRVLFAATAGPLADVRTPGTFWRGLRLVAVDGSCWDAADSPANEKEFDRPGNARGPDKAAFPQVRMAALVECGTHAVLDAELDGCRVGELTLSARLVRSTGPGMVVLADREFLGFPLWRAFTSTGTHLRGQLRGLAHSHVGWLFRDDPTPAVRYAPDLLADRDIRAVSRAFPALCVLTPALPFALGWAIGGTWLHATTALLWAGLVRIALLHHVTWSVNSLCHVIGRRPFRTRRHDRATNLWPLALLSFGESWHNLHHADPTSARHGVERGQLDPSAAVIRLLERLGWVRDVRWPTPDRIAARRT is encoded by the coding sequence TTGGCGCTATTCTCGCCGGCGCCGTATCTGGAGGTGCTGCGGCATCTGGCCGAGGGGTTGCGGGGAGCCGGGCTGTTGGGGTCATGGCGGGTCCCGGCGAAGTCCTCACTGTTTCGGGCGAGGGAGCGACTGGGGTCAAAGCCGCTGCGGGTGTTGTTCGCCGCCACCGCCGGGCCGCTGGCGGACGTGCGGACGCCGGGAACGTTCTGGCGTGGGCTGCGGCTGGTGGCAGTGGACGGCAGCTGCTGGGATGCGGCCGACAGTCCCGCAAATGAGAAGGAGTTCGACCGTCCGGGCAACGCTCGTGGCCCGGACAAGGCAGCGTTTCCGCAGGTGCGGATGGCCGCACTGGTGGAGTGCGGCACACATGCGGTGCTGGATGCGGAGTTGGACGGCTGCCGTGTCGGGGAGCTGACGTTGTCTGCTCGCCTGGTCCGTTCCACCGGCCCGGGCATGGTGGTACTCGCTGACCGGGAGTTCCTCGGCTTCCCGTTGTGGCGGGCCTTCACCTCCACCGGCACCCACCTGCGCGGCCAGCTGCGTGGGTTGGCCCACTCCCACGTCGGCTGGCTGTTCCGCGACGACCCCACTCCCGCCGTGCGTTACGCCCCCGACCTGCTCGCCGACCGCGACATCCGCGCCGTCTCCCGGGCTTTCCCAGCCCTGTGCGTACTCACGCCAGCTCTCCCCTTCGCGCTCGGCTGGGCGATCGGCGGCACCTGGCTGCACGCCACCACCGCCCTGCTGTGGGCGGGGCTTGTGCGCATCGCGCTGCTCCACCACGTGACCTGGAGCGTCAACTCCCTGTGCCACGTGATCGGCCGACGCCCCTTCCGCACCCGGCGCCATGACCGGGCCACCAACCTGTGGCCACTGGCCCTGCTCTCCTTCGGTGAGAGCTGGCACAACCTCCACCACGCCGACCCCACCAGCGCCCGCCACGGCGTCGAACGCGGCCAGCTCGACCCCTCCGCCGCCGTCATCCGCCTCCTCGAACGCCTCGGCTGGGTACGGGACGTGCGCTGGCCCACCCCGGACCGCATCGCCGCCCGCCGCACCTGA
- the cysS gene encoding cysteine--tRNA ligase, with translation MTIRLYDTSARQIRDFIPLTPGCVSIYLCGATVQAAPHIGHIRSGLNFDIMRRWFDYRGYDVTFVRNVTDIDDKIIAKSAEQGRPWWSIGYENEVAFNTAYDALGCLRPTYEPRATGHIPEMVEMMRGLIERGHAYAADGNVYFDVKSFPEYLQLSNQELDNLLQPSGEGETGKRDPRDFAMWKAARDGEPSWETPWGRGRPGWHLECSAMAHKYLGSAFDIHGGGVDLVFPHHENEIAQAKAFGDDFAAYWSHNAWVTMSGEKMSKSLGNSVLVSEMVKRRRPIVLRYYLGTPHYRSTIEYSEEALHEAEAAFARIEGFVQRAVEQAGAVEPAPEVPPAFAEAMDDDLGVPQALAIVHTTVRQGNAALAADDKESTVARLAELRVMLGVLGLDPLDERWADGDAERGAELHGVVDSLVRLVLDQRQAARARKDYATADAIRDQLQQSGLVIEDTPSGPRWTLS, from the coding sequence ATGACGATTCGCCTGTACGACACCAGCGCCCGGCAGATCCGTGATTTCATCCCGCTGACGCCGGGCTGTGTCTCGATCTACCTGTGTGGCGCGACCGTGCAGGCCGCCCCGCACATCGGGCACATCAGGTCGGGACTGAACTTCGACATCATGCGCCGCTGGTTCGACTACCGCGGCTATGACGTCACGTTCGTGCGCAACGTGACGGACATCGACGACAAGATCATTGCGAAGTCGGCCGAGCAGGGCCGACCGTGGTGGTCGATCGGCTATGAGAACGAGGTCGCCTTCAACACGGCCTACGACGCCCTCGGCTGCCTCCGCCCGACCTATGAACCGCGCGCCACCGGTCACATCCCCGAGATGGTCGAGATGATGCGCGGCCTGATCGAGCGGGGCCACGCCTACGCCGCTGACGGCAACGTCTACTTCGACGTGAAGTCCTTCCCGGAGTATCTCCAGCTGTCCAACCAGGAGCTGGACAACCTGCTGCAGCCGTCCGGCGAGGGCGAGACCGGCAAGCGGGACCCGCGCGACTTCGCCATGTGGAAGGCCGCCCGGGACGGCGAGCCCAGCTGGGAGACCCCCTGGGGCCGCGGCCGGCCCGGCTGGCACCTGGAGTGCTCGGCGATGGCCCACAAGTACCTGGGCTCGGCCTTCGACATCCACGGCGGCGGCGTCGACCTGGTCTTCCCGCACCACGAGAACGAGATCGCGCAGGCCAAGGCGTTCGGTGACGACTTCGCCGCCTACTGGTCGCACAACGCCTGGGTGACCATGAGCGGCGAGAAGATGTCCAAGTCGCTGGGCAACTCGGTGCTCGTCTCCGAGATGGTCAAGCGCCGGCGCCCGATCGTGCTGCGCTACTACCTGGGCACCCCGCACTACCGCTCGACGATCGAGTACAGCGAGGAAGCGCTGCACGAGGCCGAGGCCGCGTTCGCGCGGATCGAGGGCTTCGTCCAGCGGGCCGTGGAGCAGGCCGGCGCCGTCGAGCCCGCGCCCGAGGTGCCGCCGGCCTTCGCCGAGGCCATGGACGACGACCTGGGCGTCCCGCAGGCCCTGGCGATCGTGCACACCACCGTCCGCCAGGGCAACGCCGCGCTGGCGGCCGACGACAAGGAGTCGACGGTGGCCCGGCTCGCCGAGCTGCGCGTGATGCTCGGTGTACTCGGCCTCGACCCGCTCGACGAACGCTGGGCCGACGGCGACGCGGAGCGCGGCGCCGAGCTGCACGGCGTGGTGGACTCGCTCGTACGGCTCGTCCTGGACCAGCGCCAGGCCGCCCGCGCCCGCAAGGACTACGCCACCGCCGACGCCATCCGCGACCAGCTCCAGCAATCCGGCCTCGTCATCGAGGACACCCCCTCCGGCCCCCGCTGGACCCTCTCGTGA
- a CDS encoding gallidermin/nisin family lantibiotic, producing the protein MSDFDLDAKVVADDAGEMTPYITSVSLCTPGCVTAAGCTTAKCTQGCHISK; encoded by the coding sequence ATGTCTGACTTCGACCTCGACGCCAAGGTTGTTGCCGACGACGCCGGCGAAATGACCCCGTACATCACGAGCGTCTCGCTGTGCACCCCGGGCTGCGTCACCGCCGCGGGCTGCACCACGGCCAAGTGCACCCAGGGCTGCCACATCAGCAAGTAA
- a CDS encoding LLM class flavin-dependent oxidoreductase produces MKLSLLIPTVPATVEQAVPFARQVAHGSQLSRLWQGQSYGLEPAATFAYLAGAGYPVPAGTCVLVTPLRHPAQAALEARTVAAVTGHTAIMGYGPGSQVTQRARLGTVYEKPVDASVEFVRAARSCLAQPWDPMVHRASPESPPRYFHSGEALPPVVHPGVQLGLGVLRSRMARVAGKVADAAITWLAPASYLRQVVVPEVAAGAKSVGRPRPSVVATVQVAVARRGRSPVDLVHLSAGGHLVLPHYADMLIRAGVDAPTNDPVSAAKALISGGGFLYGSPSDIAADLTEYAEAGVDEAILNLTGVHTRYGTDEALLDLNEILAATASVHW; encoded by the coding sequence ATGAAGCTGTCCCTCCTGATACCGACGGTGCCTGCCACAGTTGAGCAGGCAGTGCCCTTCGCTCGCCAGGTGGCCCATGGCTCCCAACTCAGCCGTCTGTGGCAAGGCCAAAGCTACGGTCTGGAGCCCGCTGCGACCTTCGCCTATCTGGCCGGCGCCGGCTACCCGGTCCCGGCCGGCACGTGTGTGCTGGTCACCCCCTTGCGACATCCGGCCCAGGCCGCGCTGGAGGCCCGAACCGTTGCTGCAGTCACCGGGCACACCGCCATCATGGGATACGGGCCGGGCAGCCAGGTGACGCAACGGGCCAGGCTCGGTACGGTCTACGAGAAGCCTGTTGACGCAAGTGTGGAGTTTGTACGGGCCGCGCGGAGCTGCCTGGCGCAGCCATGGGATCCCATGGTGCACAGAGCAAGCCCTGAATCCCCGCCTCGGTATTTCCACTCGGGTGAGGCACTGCCTCCGGTAGTGCACCCAGGAGTGCAACTCGGATTGGGTGTTCTCCGGTCCCGAATGGCCCGAGTGGCGGGCAAGGTAGCCGATGCTGCGATCACTTGGCTGGCGCCGGCCAGCTATTTACGGCAAGTGGTGGTGCCGGAAGTGGCCGCGGGCGCGAAGTCCGTTGGCCGCCCCCGTCCTTCCGTCGTTGCGACGGTACAAGTGGCAGTGGCACGGCGAGGGCGCAGCCCCGTCGACCTGGTCCACCTCTCTGCCGGCGGACACCTCGTTCTGCCGCACTATGCCGACATGCTGATACGCGCCGGGGTCGACGCACCGACGAACGATCCCGTCTCTGCCGCGAAGGCATTGATATCCGGCGGTGGATTCCTCTACGGCAGCCCATCCGATATCGCAGCCGATCTGACCGAATACGCGGAAGCCGGCGTGGATGAAGCGATTCTCAACCTGACCGGTGTGCACACTCGGTACGGAACGGACGAGGCATTGCTGGACCTCAACGAAATTCTGGCCGCGACGGCTTCAGTGCATTGGTGA